Proteins encoded in a region of the Elaeis guineensis isolate ETL-2024a chromosome 7, EG11, whole genome shotgun sequence genome:
- the LOC105048630 gene encoding transcription factor MYB93-like: MGRSPCCDEIGLKKGPWTPEEDHKLIQYIQKHGHGSWRALPKLAGLNRCGKSCRLRWTNYLRPDIKRGKFSSEEEQTILHLHSILGNKWSAIATHLPGRTDNEIKNFWNTHLKKKLIRVGIDPITHRPRTDLFANLPQLMALASLGGLMDYRSLDDQLRAEAAKLQLANLQCLQYLLHSSAAINNSSNGNTLGRITGEIDTINFSNQPLPTLASNPSHGPFTLVNAQTQLPHLSEISCSLEQPLGNDTKEGSMFMDFSQGESKGLSTPVVSPHPSTLPPSLADASMGSGDACSSSSHGGSVGTTPFWPELLFDEPLMSEFA; this comes from the exons ATGGGAAGATCTCCCTGTTGTGATGAGATCGGCCTCAAGAAGGGCCCCTGGACTCCTGAAGAAGACCACAAGCTCATCCAATACATCCAAAAGCATGGCCACGGCAGCTGGAGAGCGCTGCCAAAACTTGCTG GACTCAACAGATGTGGCAAGAGCTGCAGACTTAGATGGACGAACTACTTGAGGCCAGACATCAAGAGAGGGAAGTTCTCCTCTGAGGAAGAGCAGACCATTCTCCATCTCCACTCCATCCTTGGCAACAA GTGGTCAGCAATCGCAACACACCTCCCAGGCCGCACTGACAATGAGATTAAGAACTTCTGGAACACCCATCTAAAGAAGAAGCTGATCCGTGTCGGCATCGACCCAATAACCCACCGGCCAAGGACCGATCTCTTTGCCAACCTGCCCCAACTTATGGCCCTCGCAAGCCTCGGAGGTCTCATGGACTACCGCTCATTGGATGACCAGTTACGTGCGGAAGCTGCTAAGTTGCAATTGGCCAATCTCCAGTGCCTTCAGTACCTTCTCCACTCTTCAGCTGCGATCAATAATAGTTCCAATGGCAACACCCTTGGCAGAATTACTGGTGAAATAGATACTATAAACTTCTCCAACCAACCTCTTCCTACCCTCGCTTCAAATCCTTCTCACGGCCCCTTCACACTAGTTAATGCTCAAACTCAACTTCCCCACCTGTCAGAGATTTCATGCAGTTTGGAGCAGCCTTTGGGCAATGACACCAAAGAGGGTTCCATGTTTATGGACTTCAGCCAGGGAGAGAGCAAAGGCCTTTCAACACCAGTGGtatctcctcatccttcaactcTTCCTCCTTCTCTAGCTGATGCCTCGATGGGCAGTGGAGATGCTTGTAGCTCTTCTAGCCATGGCGGGAGTGTCGGTACTACTCCATTCTGGCCCGAGCTCTTGTTTGATGAGCCCCTTATGTCTGAGTTTGCTTGA
- the LOC105048629 gene encoding ubiquitin carboxyl-terminal hydrolase 4, producing MVMGAAGSKLEKALGDQFPEGERYFGLENFGNTCYCNSVLQALYFCLPFREQLLEYYANYKTGGEAEDNLLTCLADLFTQISSQKKKTGVIAPKRFVQRVKKQNEIFRSYMHQDAHEFLNFLLNELVDILEKESNAAKTSPDTSSSSENIANGPSHPQANGVQKEPVSTWVHKCFQGILTNETRCLRCETVTARDETFFDLSLDIEQNSSITSCLKNFSSTETLNAEDKFFCDKCCSLQEAQKRMKIKKPPNILVIHLKRFKYIEHLSRHKKLSYRVVFPLELKLSNTIDNADCEYSLFAVVVHVGSGPNHGHYVSLVKSHNHWLFFDDENVEMIDESIIQTFFGSTQEYSSNTDHGYILFYERLGGRS from the exons ATGGTGATGGGAGCCGCGGGCTCCAAGCTTGAGAAGGCTCTGGGGGACCAGTTCCCCGAAGGCGAGCGCTACTTCGGCCTCGAGAACTTCGGCAACACTTGCTATTGCAACAGCGTCCTCCAG GCACTTTATTTTTGTCTCCCTTTCCGAGAGCAACTACTGGAGTATTATGCAAATTACAAAACTGGGGGTGAAGCAGAAGATAATCTTTTGACATGTCTGGCTGATCTATTCACCCAG ATTAGCTCCCAGAAGAAGAAAACTGGTGTAATTGCTCCAAAGCGTTTTGTGCAAAGAGTGAAGAAACAAAATGAGATTTTCCGCAGCTACATGCACCAG GATGCTcatgaatttttaaatttcttgttgAATGAGCTTGTTGACATTCTGGAGAAAGAGTCTAATGCTGCAAAAACGTCCCCTGATACCTCATCATCATCAGAAAATATTGCAAATGGGCCTAGCCATCCTCAAGCCAATGGTGTTCAAAAAGAGCCAGTTTCCACATGGGTGCACAAATGTTTTCAG GGCATTCTGACTAATGAAACAAGATGCTTACGGTGTGAAACTGTCACTGCAAGGGATGAAACTTTTTTTGACCTCAGTCTTGACATTGAGCAAAATAGTTCAATCACAAGCTGCCTCAAAAATTTCAGCTCAACAGAGACTTTAAATGCTGAGGATAAGTTCTTCTGTGACAAATGTTGCAG CTTGCAAGAAGCCCAGAAGAGGATGAAGATAAAGAAGCCACCAAACATTCTAGTGATCCATCTCAAGCGCTTCAAGTACATCGAGCACCTTAGCCGGCACAAGAAGCTATCATACCGTGTTGTGTTTCCTCTGGAGCTGAAGCTTAGCAACACCATTGACAATGCAGACTGCGAGTACTCTCTCTTTGCAGTTGTGGTGCATGTTGGAAGTGGGCCTAACCATGGCCACTATGTTAGTCTCGTCAAAAGTCATAACCATTGGTTGTTCTTTGATGATGAAAATGTAGAGATGATTGATGAGTCCATTATACAGACTTTCTTTGGGTCCACACAGGAGTACTCGAGCAACACTGACCATGGGTACATCTTGTTCTATGAGAGGCTAGGTGGAAGGAGTTGA